One Elaeis guineensis isolate ETL-2024a chromosome 10, EG11, whole genome shotgun sequence genomic window carries:
- the LOC140852061 gene encoding uncharacterized protein, which translates to MGQTWVRSGGLHLGGRPSLNPFQVATDCEGALCGGQWFVAGQLLAVEPWVSGFMLAVKVVRRTVVWVLLLSLPMVFWGSEMLKGIVTEAEKPVAADESTYRCWKTGFARFRVEIDTGEPLKLGVLIRSHQEVFWQAFVYENVPAICYRCGRIGHSDEECHFPSEEKEGGHLLRPENFMAVEGEAASEVLATVTPPRMGPWMATSRIRQPRPVRVPVKPKGMVDSNPDSSTPNSSPSRPSSP; encoded by the coding sequence ATGGGGCAAACTTGGGTACGATCCGGAGGCCTTCATCTTGGCGGAAGACCATCACTTAATCCGTTCCAGGTGGCGACGGACTGCGAGGGGGCTCTCTGTGGGGGGCAATGGTTTGTCGCCGGTCAGCTCCTGGCGGTTGAGCCGTGGGTGTCGGGATTCATGTTGGCGGTGAAGGTGGTGCGAAGAACTGTTGTTTGGGTTCTGCTGCTCAGCCTTCCAATGGTGTTTTGGGGGTCTGAGATGCTGAAAGGGATAGTGACGGAGGCGGAAAAGCCAGTGGCGGCGGATGAGTCCACATACCGCTGTTGGAAAACTGGGTTTGCTAGGTTCCGGGTTGAGATCGATACCGGTGAACCCTTGAAGCTGGGAGTCTTGATCCGGAGCCACCAAGAAGTCTTCTGGCAAGCGTTCGTGTACGAAAACGTGCCGGCCATCTGTTATCGTTGTGGCCGGATTGGGCACTCCGATGAGGAATGTCATTTCCCGTCGGAAGAGAAGGAGGGTGGCCATCTTTTGCGACCGGAGAACTTTATGGCAGTGGAGGGGGAAGCAGCGAGCGAAGTGCTGGCAACTGTGACCCCGCCGCGGATGGGACCGTGGATGGCCACCTCCCGGATTCGGCAGCCTCGACCAGTTAGGGTTCCGGTGAAACCCAAGGGGATGGTGGACTCCAATCCCGATTCCTCGACTCCCAACTCTTCTCCTTCCCGCCCTAGCTCCCCTTAG
- the LOC105052417 gene encoding pentatricopeptide repeat-containing protein At2g22410, mitochondrial-like — MPFPFHHQRSTNLRKASNAMEAIKKFHAHLIVTGLCRYSSPMTKVLTSYALSSNNLTHAHLVFEQIEEPSTYIWNTMIRGLAQSDTPKDAIFFYNRMRERGLAQDNLTFPFVLKACARVLAIRDGKRIHSHGLKLGLVSDVFISNALIHFYASCADLSCARLIFDEMPVRDLVSWNSLMCGYSQNNQLREVLRLFEAMQEEGVTGDKVTMVKVVSACTHMGQWELAESMVKYVEENCVEVDVYLGNTLIDYYGRRGLVESARGVFSKMKERNIVTLNAMITMYAKAGDLVSARRIFDSLPERDLISWSSMITGYSQANHFSEALVLFRQMQKAKVKPDEIVIVSVLSACAHLGALGLGKWIHNYVRRNNIKADIYVGNSLIDMYSKCGCVMEAFKVFGAMNDKDTLSWNSIILGLANNGHAECALEVFANMLKEGFQTNDVTFLGVLIACAHSGLVDKGLDYFESMKEVYGVEPQMKHYGCVVDLLCRSGELEKAHRFITEMPMGPDPIIWRTLLGACKVYGNVTLAEIATKKLLELDPSNSGNYVLLSNTYAIANRWDDAMKVREMMADTDVQKIPGCSSIEVSNLEGEYKTAKVPILTKNQVAVA; from the coding sequence ATGCCGTTTCCCTTTCATCACCAACGGTCCACCAATCTTCGCAAAGCTTCAAATGCCATGGAAGCCATCAAGAAGTTCCATGCCCACCTCATTGTAACAGGACTATGTAGATACTCTTCTCCCATGACCAAAGTCCTCACCTCCTATGCTCTCTCCTCAAATAACCTAACCCATGCTCATCTAGTCTTCGAGCAGATAGAAGAACCAAGTACTTATATTTGGAACACGATGATCAGAGGATTAGCCCAAAGTGATACGCCCAAAGATGCCATCTTTTTCTACAACCGAATGCGAGAACGAGGTTTGGCGCAAGATAATCTGACCTTCCCTTTTGTACTGAAGGCCTGCGCGAGAGTTCTGGCAATTAGAGATGGCAAAAGGATACACTCACATGGCCTGAAACTTGGTTTGGTATCGGATGTCTTCATATCGAATGCCTTGATTCATTTTTATGCCTCGTGTGCTGATTTGAGCTGTGcaagattgatttttgatgaaatgcCTGTGAGAGATTTGGTGTCCTGGAACTCGCTGATGTGTGGGTATAGCCAAAACAACCAATTGAGGGAGGTGCTGAGACTTTTCGAAGCAATGCAGGAAGAGGGAGTGACGGGTGATAAGGTGACGATGGTCAAGGTTGTTTCAGCTTGCACTCATATGGGGCAGTGGGAGCTGGCGGAATCAATGGTGAAGTATGTAGAGGAGAATTGTGTGGAGGTTGATGTTTACTTGGGCAATACTCTGATAGATTACTATGGCAGGCGTGGATTGGTGGAATCAGCTCGAGGGGTATTCAGTAAGATGAAAGAGAGGAACATTGTGACGTTAAACGCCATGATTACAATGTATGCAAAAGCAGGGGATTTAGTTTCTGCAAGGAGGATCTTTGATAGTTTGCCTGAGAGGGACTTGATCTCCTGGAGTTCAATGATCACTGGGTATTCTCAAGCAAACCATTTCTCTGAAGCATTGGTGCTTTTTCGGCAAATGCAGAAGGCAAAGGTAAAGCCGGATGAGATCGTGATAGTCAGTGTGCTCTCTGCTTGTGCACATTTGGGTGCGCTTGGTCTAGGGAAGTGGATTCATAATTATGTTCGAAGAAACAACATTAAGGCAGATATTTATGTGGGGAATTCTTTGATCGACATGTATTCAAAGTGTGGTTGTGTGATGGAGGCATTCAAAGTGTTTGGTGCAATGAACGATAAGGATACTCTGTCATGGAATTCAATTATATTAGGGTTAGCAAATAATGGCCATGCAGAATGTGCATTGGAAGTTTTCGCTAATATGTTGAAGGAAGGGTTTCAGACCAATGATGTTACTTTCCTTGGTGTCCTGATTGCTTGTGCTCATAGTGGATTGGTTGATAAGGGGTTGGACTATTTCGAGAGTATGAAAGAAGTTTATGGGGTGGAGCCTCAGATGAAGCACTATGGATGTGTGGTGGATCTCCTTTGTCGTTCAGGTGAACTAGAGAAGGCTCACAGATTTATCACAGAAATGCCAATGGGACCAGATCCTATTATTTGGCGGACATTGTTGGGAGCTTGCAAGGTATATGGCAATGTGACTTTAGCTGAGATTGCCACCAAGAAGCTTCTAGAGTTGGATCCTAGTAACAGTGGAAACTATGTTCTGTTATCGAACACTTATGCAATTGCAAATAGGTGGGATGATGCCATGAAAGTGAGGGAGATGATGGCAGATACTGATGTGCAGAAGATACCTGGTTGTAGCTCGATCGAAGTTAGTAACTTGGAAGGTGAGTACAAAACTGCTAAAGTTCCAATTCTGACAAAGAATCAAGTTGCTGTTGCCTGA